A window of Rhipicephalus microplus isolate Deutch F79 chromosome X, USDA_Rmic, whole genome shotgun sequence genomic DNA:
AATCAAGAAAAGCACATGAGCTACAGCGATTGGGTAAATCCCACTGCACGCAACTTACAATAAAGAGAGAGAATTAAGGCAACAGTTAGGCTAACAAATgaaggtatcatcatcatcatcatcatcataatcatcatcatcatcatcatcatcatcagcctgactacgtccaatgcaggacaaaggcctctcccatgttccgccagttaacccggtcctgtgcttgctgctgccaatttatacccgcaaacttcttaatctcatctgcccacctaaccttctgtcccccCTAACCCACtccccttctctgggaatccagttagttacccttaatgaccagcggttattaccacatgcatacgtcaaatgaAGGTATAGCTTCCTTTTATTGCCTGTTAACTAAAAAATGGCACAACGCTTTCCTTATTTTTATTCGTTTTGTAGTTGTATACACTAGATCGAGCCCCATAATTGTCTGTGTAAGCTGCAAACTTCCTATTCTAAAACGTTAtaatattttacaaaaaaaatgactCATTCATTAGGCAATACCGCCGAACTGGTGTGCGCCCGCTATAGACATACTGTAGGTAAAAAGAACAAGAAACAACAAATGGCGTGCCCCTGCCACGTGGTATTTTGTGGTTATAAAAGGTGGCGGCTATACTACCACCTCAAAGCTACAGCATATCGCATTTTCATAGGGGAAGGCGTGTCTGTGAACCTTTGTATAACAGTGACATGGTGAAGGTGCATTAGAACTATACGTCTGGCAGCCCCGACGTAAGGGCCATCCGCTGTGCGTGAGCGTGTGCCTTGCCGCACAATATTATTGTTTTCCACCCAGTCAGTCCACAGCCTCAAGGCTTCTTAAGGAGTCGTAAAGAAAGGTCAGGTATACAGATATCTGAAACACATCCAAACGAAGAAGTGTGAAACAAAGAAATGGTCCCGTTGCGGTGGTCTCGTGgataaggaactcggctgctgacccgcaggtcgcgggatcgaatctcggctgcggcagcggAATTTCCGTTGGAGGttaaaatgctataggcccgtgggctcagatttttCCCAAGTATTGACCGAGCCCAATggtgcttagcttcggtgattggacgagaaccggcgcattcagcatggtatggccgatggcatGCTCAGATTTCAGctaacgttaaagaacaccaggtggttgaaatttccggcgcccttcactacggcgtctttcataatcgtatggtggtttagaggcgttaaacaccacatgtcaatcaaatcaaacaaaaaaatgtgTTTGACATAAGAAACGGCACCAGCGGCGCTGCTGTATTGGTGTACGCGAAGGCAAGCTGGTTGAATTTTTCGAATCAGTGTCCAGATTTTACAGTTTTGGATATCGGTGTCAACATGCTTGAAAATCGGGCACCAAATGCCTTTAAAGAATACAGGAATGAGACATATTTTATATATGAGAAATGTCTTGTTTCAAATCGCTACGTTAGCTGACATTTCTTGCCAACTGGTGTTTGATGATGAAGATAGTGCACACATGATGAGAAACATTTGTATCGCTGTATCAGgggaagaagcagaagaagaagaatacgCCCTGTTTGCCCTGCCTTCTGCGTCATGAAGAAAGCTTTTTCAAGTTCCGCTACAAATGCGACTGAAGAGGGCCTGCAGAAGATCCTTCACCAGCTGCGCAAGACGCTCCCCTTGAAAACTGCCTTCAGCCTCGACACAAGCGTGAGTGGTGGCTTGAAGTACGTCCGCAGCTACGAGTACACCCACCCCGATGTGAAGCCGTTGAGCCTGCTGCATGAAAATAGCACAGGCAATGAAAACGAGATATTCCTGGTGGGCTATGTTGTTTTGCATGCACCGACAGGCCAAACCAAATATAAGGAGTCCGAGCAAGCTTTTATGAAGGTGCACGACGGCGCGATTGACTTCGCGAGTCGGGTAGTATGCACTGGCGCCCACCCTCGAAGGGGTGCCATAGAGCTCCTGGGATACAACCTGCTCCAGTGGCTTTGTTGTCGATTGCATCGGGAGGACAACCTCAAGAACCCCAAATACATCACCCAGCAGAAGATCCGGCTGATAGAAAACATCCGCCATCTCATGAGCAAATGCTTCCTACACGAGAACATTCCTTGCAGCATGAGAGCTCCTGAAGTACGATACCACGCTAATTGTAGACCCACCACGCAACTCACGGCGAAAGTGGTTCTTTGAGAAGGCCAACAAGGCCGCTGCTTCCAAGTCAGCAACTACTCTCGGCGTTAATAAAGATGTTACGTTGCTACGACGTCTCGCCAAGGAAGCTGGCTATGTGAAATATCATCCTCACCGAGGACACCGGTGTCACGAGCTCATGCGGACTCGTTAGTGTAGCAGGGTTCATAAAAATTGGTCTTCAATAGTTCTTGCTGCCTCGTTTATGTATTCTCAGATGTCTTCTGCCCTTTTCGTTGCATGTACGTTTAGTCCTAATATATTTTTCAGTCATAATAAAGAGTACGTATTAACATCTACATATTCCGAATTGAATCGGTTGCCCTTAGTTAGATCTTAGCGTTTGTTCAGCGTCTTCATCGCAGTGCTGTACTAATTGTACCTTGTCTAATCGGTAGACAGCCATATAATGCAGACAGCGCCAATGATAGCGGTCGAAAAGCACAACGAAAGTTTGTGAAATTGCTGCTAACTCGATTGATTCGAGTCGAGTAAAGTTACAGTAAAGGTTCAGAACAGCCCAAAAAAGTGAAAAGAGGGCTCGTAAGCCATCATTGACTAATATACCTTTTAACAACATCTGAAGTGGAACTGTCGTTTTTTAATGTAATTCGTCAAAGTGGAACGCATGAAGGCTGACTCGCACAACATGAACGGAGTCCTAGGATCATATTAGCTTAAGTAATTGCATAAATAAGCCTGTGACATCTTTTATATGACTGCACCAATATAATAATGATTGACACCGAGTTTAATGAATGTTTTGAGAG
This region includes:
- the LOC119161879 gene encoding serine/threonine-protein kinase VRK1, which gives rise to MKKAFSSSATNATEEGLQKILHQLRKTLPLKTAFSLDTSVSGGLKYVRSYEYTHPDVKPLSLLHENSTGNENEIFLVGYVVLHAPTGQTKYKESEQAFMKVHDGAIDFASRVVCTGAHPRRGAIELLGYNLLQWLCCRLHREDNLKNPKYITQQKIRLIENIRHLMSKCFLHENIPCSMRAPEVRYHANCRPTTQLTAKVVL